A genome region from Arachis duranensis cultivar V14167 chromosome 6, aradu.V14167.gnm2.J7QH, whole genome shotgun sequence includes the following:
- the LOC107495865 gene encoding strigolactone esterase RMS3, whose amino-acid sequence MGTSILDALNVRVEGSGDKYLVLAHGFGTDQSAWQRVLPYXXXXXXXXXTRRYSVILYDLVCAGSVNPDYFDYRRYTSLDAYVDDLIGILDALRVTRCAYVGHSISAMIGMLASIRRPELFSKLILIGASPRFLNDKDYHGGFEQGEIEQVFSAMEANYEAWVCDFAPLAVGADVPEAVREFSRTLFNMRPDITLFVSRTVFNSDLRGILGLVKVPCCIMQTARDHSVPATVATYMEEHLGGPSMVVWLDTEGHLPHLSAPSYLARQLDIALNSP is encoded by the exons ATGGGAACCTCAATCTTAGACGCGCTGAATGTGCGCGTAGAAGGTTCCGGCGACAAGTACCTTGTCTTGGCCCACGGTTTCGGCACCGATCAATCCGCCTGGCAGCGTGTCCTCCCTTACNNNNNNNNNNNNNNNNNNNNNNNNNTCACCCGCCGCTACAGCGTCATCCTCTACGACCTCGTGTGCGCCGGCAGCGTCAACCCTGACTACTTCGATTACCGCCGTTACACCTCCCTTGACGCCTACGTCGATGACCTCATCGGAATTCTTGACGCTCTCCGCGTTACTCGCTGTGCCTATGTCGGTCACTCCATCTCCGCCATGATCGGAATGCTTGCTTCTATCCGCCGCCCCGAACTCTTCTCCAAGCTCATCCTCATCGGCGCCTCCCCTCG GTTCTTGAACGACAAGGATTACCATGGAGGATTTGAGCAAGGTGAAATTGAGCAAGTGTTTTCGGCAATGGAGGCCAACTACGAGGCGTGGGTGTGTGATTTCGCGCCGCTGGCAGTGGGGGCGGATGTGCCGGAGGCAGTTAGGGAATTTTCTAGAACACTTTTCAACATGAGGCCGGACATAACGCTTTTTGTATCGAGGACGGTGTTTAACAGCGACCTTCGGGGTATCCTAGGTTTGGTGAAGGTCCCCTGTTGCATCATGCAGACGGCGAGGGACCACTCGGTTCCGGCGACGGTGGCCACGTACATGGAGGAGCACCTTGGTGGACCTAGCATGGTGGTTTGGCTCGACACCGAGGGGCACCTCCCTCACCTAAGTGCTCCTTCCTACCTTGCTCGACAGCTGGATATAGCTCTCAATTCTCCTTAG